The following proteins are co-located in the Streptomyces bottropensis ATCC 25435 genome:
- the mshC gene encoding cysteine--1-D-myo-inosityl 2-amino-2-deoxy-alpha-D-glucopyranoside ligase, translating into MHAWPASEVPVLPGKGRDLRIHDTATDGLITLDPGPVARIYVCGITPYDATHMGHAATYNAFDLVQRVWLDTKRQVHYVQNVTDVDDPLLERAARDDIDWVALAEKETALFREDMTALRMLPPRHYIGAVEAIPGIVPLVERLLASGAAYELEGDIYFSVEADPDFGKVSRLDAATMRLLSAERGGDPDRTGKKNPLDPMLWMAAREGEPSWDGGSLGRGRPGWHIECVAIALDHLGMGFDVQGGGSDLAFPHHEMGASHAQALTGEFPMAKAYVHAGMVALHGEKMSKSKGNLVFVSRLRRDGVDPAAIRLALLAHHYRADWEWTDQALQDAVDRLGRWRAAVSRPDGPSAEALVEEIREALAHDLDAPTALTAVDRWAALQEERGGTDEGAPGIVSRAVDALLGVAL; encoded by the coding sequence CGTCCTGCCCGGCAAGGGCCGCGACCTTCGGATCCACGACACCGCGACCGATGGGCTCATCACCCTTGACCCCGGTCCCGTCGCCCGTATCTACGTCTGCGGTATCACCCCGTACGACGCGACCCACATGGGTCACGCGGCGACCTACAACGCGTTCGACCTCGTCCAGCGCGTGTGGCTCGACACCAAGCGGCAGGTTCACTACGTCCAGAACGTCACGGACGTCGACGACCCCCTGCTGGAGCGGGCCGCGCGCGACGACATCGACTGGGTGGCCCTCGCCGAGAAGGAGACCGCCCTCTTCCGCGAGGACATGACCGCCCTGCGGATGCTCCCGCCCCGTCACTACATCGGCGCGGTGGAGGCCATCCCGGGAATCGTTCCGCTCGTCGAGCGGCTCCTTGCCTCCGGTGCCGCGTACGAACTCGAAGGGGACATCTACTTCTCCGTCGAGGCCGACCCCGACTTCGGCAAGGTCTCGCGCCTGGACGCCGCCACGATGCGGCTGCTCTCGGCCGAGCGCGGCGGGGATCCGGACCGGACCGGGAAGAAGAACCCCCTCGACCCGATGCTCTGGATGGCCGCGCGTGAGGGCGAGCCCAGCTGGGACGGCGGCTCCCTCGGCCGCGGCCGGCCCGGCTGGCACATCGAGTGCGTCGCCATCGCCCTCGACCACCTGGGCATGGGCTTCGACGTCCAGGGCGGCGGCTCCGACCTCGCCTTCCCGCACCACGAGATGGGCGCCTCGCACGCGCAGGCCCTGACCGGCGAGTTCCCCATGGCCAAGGCGTACGTCCACGCCGGCATGGTGGCGCTGCACGGCGAGAAGATGTCGAAGTCCAAGGGCAACCTGGTCTTCGTCTCCCGGCTGCGCCGCGACGGGGTCGACCCGGCCGCGATACGGCTCGCGCTCCTCGCCCACCACTACCGGGCCGACTGGGAGTGGACCGACCAGGCGCTCCAGGACGCCGTCGACCGCCTCGGCCGCTGGCGCGCCGCCGTCTCCCGGCCCGACGGACCGTCCGCCGAGGCTCTGGTCGAGGAGATCCGCGAGGCCCTCGCGCACGACCTGGACGCGCCGACCGCACTCACCGCGGTCGACCGCTGGGCCGCTCTCCAGGAGGAGCGGGGCGGCACGGACGAGGGGGCGCCCGGCATCGTGTCCCGTGCCGTGGACGCGCTGCTCGGCGTGGCCCTGTGA
- a CDS encoding SMP-30/gluconolactonase/LRE family protein has product MAPPQPSQASQPPSARHLSRRTLLTTSAAGAAALLVGSSAATASASESTWPALIPLPGGFRPEGIAIGGHHAYLGSLGDGSIYRADLRTGEGRIVSAGPGTPSVGLKLDDRGRLFVAGRAQGARVVDVRTGRIIASYRLTTKTPTFANDVFLTPRAAWFTDSFQPALYALPLGGNGRLPGPDKVVTVALSGDWTHAPGEVVNANGITGTPDGRALLVVQSGAGGLHRVDPRTGVTELVDLGDAAPLTNGDGLLLLGRRLYVVQNRQNAIDVFKLSADGRSGIFEDRLTDPDFDVPTTAAAHNNRLYLPNARFTTTPTPDTSYAVVAVKR; this is encoded by the coding sequence GTGGCACCCCCGCAACCCTCGCAGGCCTCACAACCCCCCTCCGCCCGTCACCTCAGCCGGCGAACACTGCTCACGACGTCCGCCGCCGGCGCGGCCGCACTGCTCGTCGGATCCTCGGCCGCGACCGCCTCCGCCTCCGAGAGCACCTGGCCCGCCCTCATCCCGCTCCCGGGCGGCTTCCGCCCCGAGGGCATCGCCATCGGCGGCCACCACGCCTACCTGGGCTCCCTCGGCGACGGCTCGATCTACCGCGCCGACCTGCGCACCGGCGAGGGGCGCATCGTCTCCGCGGGCCCCGGCACGCCCTCCGTCGGGCTCAAACTCGACGACCGGGGGCGGCTGTTCGTCGCCGGGCGCGCTCAGGGCGCCCGGGTGGTGGACGTCCGTACCGGCAGGATCATCGCGTCGTACCGGCTCACCACGAAGACGCCGACCTTCGCCAACGACGTCTTCCTCACCCCGCGCGCCGCCTGGTTCACCGACTCGTTCCAGCCCGCCCTCTACGCCCTGCCGCTCGGCGGCAACGGCCGCCTGCCGGGCCCGGACAAGGTCGTCACGGTCGCACTGAGCGGCGACTGGACCCACGCCCCCGGCGAGGTCGTCAACGCCAACGGGATCACCGGCACCCCGGACGGCAGGGCCCTCCTGGTCGTCCAGTCCGGCGCGGGCGGCCTCCACCGGGTCGACCCCAGGACCGGTGTCACCGAACTCGTGGATCTCGGCGACGCGGCACCCCTCACCAACGGCGACGGCCTGCTGCTCCTCGGACGGCGGCTCTACGTCGTCCAGAACCGCCAGAACGCCATCGACGTGTTCAAGCTCTCGGCCGACGGCCGCAGCGGCATCTTCGAGGACCGCCTGACGGACCCCGACTTCGACGTCCCGACGACGGCCGCGGCCCACAACAACCGCCTCTACCTGCCCAACGCCCGCTTCACGACGACCCCGACGCCGGACACCTCGTACGCGGTGGTGGCGGTGAAGCGCTGA
- a CDS encoding PAC2 family protein has translation MIELEGVPELIDPVMVAAFEGWNDAGDAASTAVAHLDKEWKGEVFAALDAEDYYDFQVNRPTVWLDGGVRKITWPTTRLSVVRVGGDKPRDLVLVRGIEPSMRWRSFCNELLGFAHELGVELVVIMGALLGDTPHTRPVPVSGVTSDPDLARRMDLEETKYEGPTGIVGILQEACTHAGVPAVSLWAAVPHYVSQPPNPKATLALLNRLEDLIDVRIPLGELPEDARAWQVGVDQLAAEDSEVAEYVQTLEEARDTAELPEASGEAIAREFERYLRRRDGGGPASGGHATVDGGDGTAGAWNPKDNPSGRTRPPKPARPEADTETGTDAGSEAGSDSGAEDEDSSDD, from the coding sequence GTGATCGAGCTGGAGGGGGTTCCCGAGCTGATCGACCCAGTGATGGTGGCCGCGTTCGAAGGCTGGAACGACGCCGGCGACGCAGCCTCCACCGCGGTCGCGCATCTGGACAAGGAGTGGAAGGGCGAGGTGTTCGCGGCGCTGGACGCCGAGGACTACTACGACTTCCAGGTGAACCGCCCCACGGTGTGGCTGGACGGCGGCGTGCGGAAGATCACCTGGCCGACGACAAGGTTGTCGGTGGTCCGGGTCGGCGGTGACAAGCCCCGCGATCTGGTCCTCGTCCGGGGCATCGAACCGTCGATGCGCTGGCGGTCGTTCTGCAACGAGCTGCTGGGCTTCGCGCACGAGCTGGGCGTGGAGCTGGTGGTCATCATGGGCGCGCTGCTCGGGGACACCCCGCACACACGTCCGGTCCCGGTCAGCGGTGTCACGTCCGACCCGGACCTGGCGCGGCGGATGGACCTGGAGGAGACCAAGTACGAGGGCCCCACGGGGATCGTCGGCATCCTCCAGGAGGCGTGCACGCACGCGGGCGTCCCGGCCGTCTCGCTCTGGGCCGCGGTGCCGCACTACGTGTCGCAGCCGCCGAACCCGAAGGCCACGCTGGCCCTGCTGAACCGGCTGGAGGATCTCATCGACGTGCGCATCCCGCTGGGCGAGCTGCCCGAGGACGCGCGCGCCTGGCAGGTGGGCGTGGACCAGCTGGCGGCGGAGGACAGCGAGGTCGCCGAGTACGTGCAGACGCTGGAGGAGGCCCGGGACACGGCGGAGCTGCCGGAGGCGTCGGGAGAGGCGATCGCGCGCGAGTTCGAGCGGTATCTGCGGCGCCGTGACGGGGGCGGTCCCGCGTCGGGCGGTCACGCCACGGTCGACGGCGGCGACGGAACCGCCGGGGCGTGGAATCCCAAGGACAATCCCAGCGGGCGTACGCGTCCGCCGAAGCCGGCGCGGCCGGAGGCCGACACCGAGACCGGGACGGACGCCGGGAGCGAAGCCGGTAGCGATTCCGGGGCCGAGGACGAGGATTCGTCGGACGACTGA
- a CDS encoding FadR/GntR family transcriptional regulator gives MAVTDEAIEKIKGMIVSGALRPGDRLPKESELAADLGLSRNSLREAVRALSLIRILDVRQGDGTYVTSLDPQLLLEALSFVVDFHRDDTVLEFLAVRRILEPAATAMAALRISEQQLDALTTQLDKLGTEPSVEELVACDLEFHRGIVQSSGNSVLCSLLDGLSGPTTRARIWRGLTQEDAVSRTLHEHRAILAALRDRDADAARSWATVHIASVEQWLRSTL, from the coding sequence ATGGCAGTCACCGACGAGGCGATCGAGAAGATCAAGGGCATGATCGTCTCCGGCGCGCTGCGCCCCGGCGACCGGCTCCCCAAGGAGAGCGAGCTGGCCGCCGATCTCGGGCTGTCCCGCAACTCGCTGCGCGAGGCCGTGCGTGCCCTGTCGCTGATCCGCATCCTCGACGTACGGCAGGGCGACGGCACCTATGTCACCAGCCTCGATCCCCAGCTCCTCCTCGAAGCGCTGAGTTTCGTCGTCGACTTCCACCGCGACGACACGGTCCTGGAGTTCCTCGCCGTGCGCCGGATACTGGAGCCGGCCGCCACGGCGATGGCCGCCCTGAGGATCAGCGAGCAGCAGCTGGACGCGCTGACGACCCAGCTGGACAAGCTCGGCACCGAACCGTCGGTGGAGGAACTGGTCGCCTGCGACCTGGAGTTCCACCGGGGCATCGTGCAGAGTTCCGGGAACTCCGTGCTGTGCTCGCTCCTCGACGGCCTGTCGGGGCCGACCACCCGGGCCCGCATCTGGCGCGGCCTGACCCAGGAAGACGCCGTCAGCCGGACCCTGCACGAGCACCGCGCCATCCTGGCCGCCCTGCGCGACCGCGACGCCGACGCCGCGCGTTCCTGGGCCACGGTGCACATCGCGAGCGTGGAGCAGTGGCTGCGTTCCACGCTCTGA
- a CDS encoding glycerol-3-phosphate dehydrogenase/oxidase, which yields MTSQTTLQTLPALGTRPASGSNPSRAETREQLSKASYDLLVIGGGILGISTAWHAAQSGLRVALVDAGDFAGATSSASSKLLHGGLRYLQTGAVKLVAENHFERRAVSRQVAPHLANPLTFYLPVYKGGPHGAAKLGAGVFAYSALSAFGDGVGHLLSPAKAAQDVPELRTDNLKAVAVYGDDQMNDSRMALMTVRAAVESGAVVLNHAEVTGLRFTKGRVTGAELRDRLSGDEFGVNARLVLNATGPWVDHLRKMENPDAAPSIRLSKGAHLVLKRTAPWKAALATPIDKYRITFALPWEDMLLLGTTDEVYEGDPADVAVTEKDTAQILDEAAFSIRDQQLDRDLITYSFAGLRVLPGGPGDTAKAKRETVVTEGRGGMLSVAGGKWTTFRHIGRTIMKKLEALPGHPLGEDFEPVASLPKKLPLPGVANPRAVAHRLLVDRPAPGPRMGADTARHLATHYGSLAFDIARLANENPELGERVHPDAPEIWAQVVYARDTEWAETADDVLRRRTTLTIRGLATDEVRAKVQDLLDKK from the coding sequence ATGACCAGTCAGACCACCCTGCAGACCCTGCCTGCCCTGGGGACGCGCCCGGCGTCCGGCTCGAACCCGAGCCGTGCCGAGACCCGGGAGCAGCTCTCCAAGGCGTCGTACGACCTCCTCGTGATCGGCGGCGGCATCCTGGGCATCTCCACCGCCTGGCACGCCGCGCAGTCCGGGCTCAGGGTGGCTCTGGTCGACGCCGGCGACTTCGCCGGCGCCACCTCCTCCGCCTCCTCCAAGCTGCTCCACGGCGGCCTGCGCTATCTGCAGACCGGCGCGGTGAAGCTGGTGGCGGAGAACCACTTCGAGCGCCGTGCGGTCTCCCGCCAGGTGGCCCCCCACCTGGCGAACCCGCTCACGTTCTACCTCCCCGTGTACAAGGGCGGGCCGCACGGCGCGGCGAAGCTCGGGGCGGGCGTCTTCGCCTACTCCGCGCTGTCGGCGTTCGGTGACGGCGTCGGCCACCTCCTCTCCCCCGCCAAGGCGGCGCAGGACGTGCCCGAGCTGCGCACCGACAACCTCAAGGCCGTGGCCGTGTACGGCGACGACCAGATGAACGACTCCCGGATGGCCCTGATGACGGTCCGCGCGGCCGTCGAGTCGGGTGCCGTCGTCCTGAACCACGCCGAGGTCACCGGGCTGCGGTTCACCAAGGGCCGGGTGACCGGTGCCGAGCTGCGCGACCGGCTGTCCGGCGACGAGTTCGGCGTCAACGCCCGGCTCGTGCTGAACGCGACCGGGCCGTGGGTCGACCACCTGCGCAAGATGGAGAACCCGGACGCGGCCCCCTCGATCCGCCTCTCCAAGGGCGCGCACCTGGTCCTGAAGCGGACCGCTCCGTGGAAGGCCGCGCTCGCCACCCCCATCGACAAGTACCGCATCACCTTCGCCCTCCCCTGGGAGGACATGCTGCTGCTCGGCACCACCGACGAGGTGTACGAGGGCGACCCGGCGGATGTCGCGGTCACCGAGAAGGACACGGCCCAGATACTCGACGAGGCCGCGTTCTCCATCCGCGACCAGCAGCTCGACCGTGACCTGATCACGTACTCGTTCGCCGGTCTGCGGGTGCTGCCGGGCGGTCCCGGTGACACCGCGAAGGCCAAGCGCGAGACGGTCGTCACCGAGGGCCGGGGCGGCATGCTGTCCGTCGCGGGCGGCAAGTGGACGACCTTCCGGCACATCGGCCGCACCATCATGAAGAAGCTGGAGGCGCTCCCCGGCCACCCGCTGGGCGAGGACTTCGAGCCGGTCGCCTCCCTGCCCAAGAAGCTGCCGCTGCCGGGCGTCGCCAACCCGCGCGCGGTGGCCCACCGCCTCCTCGTCGACCGCCCGGCCCCCGGCCCCCGCATGGGCGCCGACACGGCCCGCCACCTGGCCACGCACTACGGCTCACTGGCCTTCGACATCGCCCGCCTCGCCAACGAGAACCCCGAGCTGGGCGAGCGCGTCCACCCGGACGCCCCCGAGATCTGGGCGCAGGTCGTCTACGCCCGCGACACCGAGTGGGCCGAGACCGCCGACGACGTGCTGCGCCGCCGGACGACCCTGACGATACGAGGGCTGGCCACGGACGAGGTCCGCGCGAAGGTCCAGGACCTGCTCGACAAGAAGTAA
- the glpK gene encoding glycerol kinase GlpK, translating into MTDAHTAGPFIAAIDQGTTSSRCIVFDRDGRIVSVDQKEHEQIFPKPGWVEHDATEIWTNVQEVVAGAIEKAGITRDDIKAIGITNQRETTLLWDKNTGEPVHNAIVWQDTRTDALCRELGRNVGQDRFRRETGLPLASYFAGPKARWLLDNVEGLRERAEAGDILFGTMDSWVIWNLTGGVDGGKHYTDVTNASRTMLMNLHTLEWDDKIAESIGVPLSMLPEIRSSAEVYGEVAGGRLGDLLGGIPVASALGDQQAALFGQTCFEEGEAKSTYGTGTFMLLNTGEKIINSYSGLLTTVGYRIGDQKPVYALEGSIAVTGSLVQWMRDQMGLISTAAEIETLALSVEDNGGAYFVPAFSGLFAPYWRSDARGVIAGLTRYVTKAHLARAVLEATAWQTREITDAMTKDSGVELAALKVDGGMTSNNLLMQTLSDFLDAPVVRPMVAETTCLGAAYAAGLAVGFWNSTDDLRANWRRAAEWTPRMDAETRDREYKSWLKAVERTMGWLEDES; encoded by the coding sequence GTGACCGACGCACACACCGCCGGGCCCTTCATCGCCGCCATCGACCAGGGCACCACGTCCAGCCGCTGCATCGTCTTCGACCGCGACGGACGCATCGTCTCCGTCGACCAGAAGGAGCACGAGCAGATCTTCCCGAAGCCGGGCTGGGTCGAGCACGACGCCACCGAGATCTGGACGAACGTCCAGGAGGTCGTCGCCGGGGCCATCGAGAAGGCCGGCATCACCCGCGACGACATCAAGGCCATCGGCATCACCAACCAGCGCGAGACCACGCTGCTCTGGGACAAGAACACCGGTGAGCCCGTCCACAACGCCATCGTCTGGCAGGACACCCGGACCGACGCCCTGTGCCGCGAGCTCGGCCGCAACGTCGGCCAGGACCGCTTCCGCCGCGAGACGGGCCTGCCGCTGGCCTCGTACTTCGCCGGCCCCAAGGCCCGCTGGCTGCTCGACAACGTCGAGGGCCTGCGCGAGCGCGCCGAGGCCGGCGACATCCTCTTCGGCACCATGGACAGCTGGGTCATCTGGAACCTGACGGGCGGTGTCGACGGCGGCAAGCACTACACCGACGTCACCAACGCCTCCCGCACCATGCTGATGAACCTGCACACCCTGGAGTGGGACGACAAGATCGCCGAGTCCATCGGCGTCCCGCTGTCGATGCTCCCGGAGATCCGTTCCTCCGCCGAGGTGTACGGCGAGGTCGCCGGCGGCCGGCTCGGCGACCTGCTGGGCGGCATTCCGGTCGCCTCCGCGCTCGGCGACCAGCAGGCGGCCCTGTTCGGCCAGACCTGCTTCGAGGAGGGCGAGGCCAAGTCCACGTACGGCACCGGCACGTTCATGCTGCTGAACACCGGTGAGAAGATCATCAACTCCTACAGCGGCCTGCTGACCACGGTCGGCTACCGGATCGGCGACCAGAAGCCGGTCTACGCGCTGGAGGGCTCGATCGCCGTCACCGGTTCGCTGGTGCAGTGGATGCGGGACCAGATGGGCCTCATCTCCACCGCCGCCGAGATCGAGACCCTCGCGCTCTCGGTCGAGGACAACGGCGGCGCGTACTTCGTACCGGCCTTCTCCGGTCTGTTCGCCCCGTACTGGCGCTCCGACGCCCGCGGTGTGATCGCCGGCCTCACCCGGTACGTCACCAAGGCGCACCTCGCGCGCGCCGTCCTGGAGGCCACCGCCTGGCAGACCCGCGAGATCACGGACGCCATGACCAAGGACTCGGGCGTCGAGCTCGCGGCCCTCAAGGTCGACGGCGGCATGACCTCCAACAACCTGCTGATGCAGACCCTCTCGGACTTCCTCGACGCGCCCGTGGTGCGCCCGATGGTCGCCGAGACCACCTGCCTCGGCGCCGCCTACGCCGCCGGTCTCGCCGTCGGCTTCTGGAACAGCACCGACGACCTGCGCGCCAACTGGCGGCGGGCCGCCGAGTGGACCCCCCGCATGGACGCGGAGACCCGCGACCGTGAGTACAAGAGCTGGCTCAAGGCCGTCGAGCGGACCATGGGCTGGCTCGAGGACGAGAGCTGA
- a CDS encoding MIP/aquaporin family protein has product MSSSDIFIGETIGTALLILLGGGVCAAVTLKASKARNAGWLAITFGWGFAVLTAVYTSAPLSGAHLNPAVTLALALKKEGIPWGDVPIYWGGQLLGAMIGAALVWVAYYGQFHAHLTDREIVGEPAEAARTKSVEAREKGAGPVLGIFSTGPEVRVAWQNVATEVIGTIVLVLAVLTQGLNGDGKGLGTLGALITALVVVSIGLSLGGPTGYAINPARDLGPRIVHALLPLPNKGGSDWSYSWVPVVGPLIGAAIAAGIYNVAFA; this is encoded by the coding sequence GTGTCCAGCTCCGACATCTTCATCGGCGAGACCATCGGTACCGCCCTACTCATCCTGCTCGGCGGCGGCGTCTGCGCGGCCGTCACACTGAAGGCCTCCAAGGCCCGTAACGCCGGTTGGCTCGCCATCACCTTCGGGTGGGGCTTCGCCGTTCTGACGGCCGTCTACACCTCCGCGCCGCTGTCCGGCGCCCACCTCAACCCGGCCGTCACCCTCGCGCTCGCGCTGAAGAAGGAGGGCATCCCCTGGGGCGACGTCCCGATCTACTGGGGCGGTCAGCTGCTCGGCGCGATGATCGGCGCGGCACTGGTCTGGGTCGCCTACTACGGCCAGTTCCACGCCCACCTCACCGACCGCGAGATCGTCGGCGAGCCGGCGGAGGCCGCGAGGACAAAGTCGGTCGAGGCCCGGGAGAAGGGCGCCGGCCCCGTGCTCGGCATCTTCTCCACCGGCCCCGAGGTCCGCGTGGCGTGGCAGAACGTCGCCACCGAGGTCATCGGCACCATCGTGCTCGTCCTGGCGGTCCTGACCCAGGGCCTGAACGGCGACGGCAAGGGTCTCGGCACGCTCGGCGCCCTGATCACCGCACTCGTCGTGGTCTCCATCGGTCTGTCCCTCGGTGGCCCGACCGGTTACGCGATCAACCCGGCCCGTGACCTCGGTCCGCGCATCGTGCACGCCCTTCTGCCCCTGCCCAACAAGGGTGGCTCCGACTGGAGCTACTCCTGGGTCCCGGTGGTCGGCCCCCTGATCGGCGCCGCCATCGCTGCAGGCATCTACAACGTCGCTTTCGCCTGA
- a CDS encoding IclR family transcriptional regulator, producing MARNIQSLERAAAMLRLLAGGERRLGLSDIASSLGLAKGTAHGILRTLQHEGFVEQDDASGRYQLGAELLRLGTTYLDVHELRARALVWTDDLARSSGESVHLGVLHLQGVLIVHHVFRPDDSRQVLEIGAMQPLHSTALGKVLAAYDPVAHSEALEAERKAFTDRTVHALDDFENVLDLTRARGYAADVEETWEGVASVAAPIHDRRRMPVGAVGITGAVERLCRAGELRPELVAAVRDCARAVSRDLGAARF from the coding sequence ATGGCACGGAACATCCAGTCGCTCGAACGGGCGGCCGCGATGCTGCGGTTGCTCGCGGGCGGCGAGCGGCGGCTCGGCCTGTCGGACATCGCCTCGTCGCTGGGCCTCGCCAAGGGCACCGCCCACGGCATACTGCGCACGCTCCAGCACGAGGGGTTCGTCGAACAGGACGACGCCTCCGGGCGCTACCAGCTGGGCGCGGAGCTGCTGCGGCTCGGGACCACCTATCTGGACGTCCACGAGCTACGGGCCCGCGCCCTGGTCTGGACGGACGACCTGGCCCGCTCCAGCGGCGAGAGCGTCCACCTCGGGGTGCTGCACCTGCAGGGCGTGCTGATCGTGCACCACGTCTTCCGGCCCGACGACAGCCGGCAGGTCCTGGAGATAGGGGCCATGCAGCCCCTGCACTCCACCGCTCTCGGCAAGGTCCTCGCCGCGTACGACCCGGTGGCGCACAGCGAGGCCCTGGAGGCCGAGCGCAAGGCGTTCACCGACCGGACCGTGCACGCCCTGGACGACTTCGAGAACGTCCTGGACCTGACCCGCGCGCGCGGGTACGCGGCCGACGTGGAGGAGACCTGGGAGGGCGTGGCGTCCGTCGCCGCCCCCATCCACGACCGGCGGCGCATGCCCGTCGGCGCGGTGGGCATCACCGGCGCCGTGGAGCGGCTGTGCCGTGCGGGCGAGCTGCGCCCCGAGCTGGTCGCGGCCGTACGGGACTGCGCCCGCGCGGTCTCGCGCGACCTCGGCGCGGCACGGTTCTGA